The segment TCTGTTTTCAACTTTTAAAATGATTAATTTATGTTCGCCGGGCGCTTACACCACGCTACCGCCCCTGGCTTAACAGCTACCACAAGACTATTTAACAGACCAGATTTTTGAATTGTTTCTTTATATTACAGAGAAGGGCTGGTTAGATTTGGTTAATCATCCCTCGTAGAAAGAAAAACCGATATTAAACCTGCGATGTTATCATCTTCCTGATGCAGTTCAAAGTCTGCGAATTTACATGTTTCATAACGCAAAAAAGCCTGTCCATAGACAGGCTTTTCAGCTGCTTTAACGTTTACTTAAACCCGTCCGGGTTCTTGCTCTGCCAGTTCCAGGTATCGCGCATCATCTCATCAATGCCGCGCGTCACGCGCCAGTCAAGCTTCGTGTTCGCCAGCGAGGCATCGGCCCAGAACGCCGGCAGGTCGCCGTCACGACGTGGCTTGATCTCGAAAGGAATCGCTTTGCCAGACGCTTTTTCAAACGCCCTGATCATCTCCAGTACGGAGAAGCCTTTGCCACCGCCCAGGTTAAAGGCAGTATAGCCGTCGACCTGACTCAGGTGATCCAGCGCTTTCAGGTGCCCTTCCGCCAGGTCGACCACATGGATGTAGTCGCGCAGACAGGTCCCGTCTGGCGTATCGTAATCGCCACCAAAGACACCCAGCTTCTCCAGACGGCCAATGGCCACCTGGGCGATATAGGGCAGCAGGTTGTTCGGGATGCCGGTAGGGTCTTCACCGATTTCGCCTGACTCATGCGCGCCAACCGGGTTGAAATAACGCAGCGCAATTGCCTTAAACTTCGGCTCAGCTTTTGCGAAGTCGCGCATAACGAATTCGGTCATCAGCTTGGAGGTGCCGTAAGGGCTGGTCGTGCCGCCAATCGGGGTCGTTTCCACATAAGGAACCGGCGCATCTGCGCCGTAGACCGTGGCTGATGAACTGAAGATAAAGTTCCAGACACCGGCATTGCGCATCTCTTCCAGCAGAACCACGGTGCCTGCAACGTTGTTCTCATAATACTCCAGCGGCATACGGGTCGATTCACCTACCGCTTTGAGTGCTGCGAAATGGATGACCGCAGAAATGCTGTTGGCTGCAAACAGGTCACGCAGACAGGCACGATCGCGGATATCGCCTTCGACGAAGGTCGCTTTTTTACCCGCCAGCTTTTCAACGCGATTGATCGCTTCGCGTGAGGCGTTGCAGAGGTTATCCAGCACTACAACATCATCACCGCGCTGCAGCAGCGCCAGTACCGTATGGGAGCCGATATACCCTGCTCCGCCCGTGACTAAAATGGCCATGTGAACTCCTTTCAATCGGCCGCGCAGCGCGCGGCAAATTCATTACTTTTGTTTGGCGAGAATGGTCTGAATCGCTTCGCGGAAATCGCGACCCTGCGCGTTGTTGCGCAGTCCATAGGAGACAAACGCCTGCATATAACCGAGCTTGCGGCCGCAGTCGAAACTGTGCCCGGTCAGCAGTGAAACATCAACGGTTTTATGTTTGCTCAGGCTGGCGATCGCATCAGTCAGCTGAATACGGCCCCAGGCACCTGGCTCGGTGCGCTCGAGTTCGGCCCAGATATCGGCAGAGAGCACGTAACGCCCTACAGCGGCCAGATCGGAGTTCAGTTCAGCCGGATGCTCTGGCTTCTCAACAAAAGTTTTGATTTTACTGATATCGCCCGGATGATCGATTGGCTCTTCGGTGGTGATGACCGAGTATTCGGAGAGATCAGTCGCGGGCATATGCTGCGCCAGAACCTGGCTGTGGCCGGTCTCTTCGAAACGGGCTACCATCGCCGCGAGGTTATAGCGCATATGGTCTGCAGTAGAGTCATCCAGCAGGACATCTGGCAGCACCACGACGAACGGGTTATCACCGATCATCGGGCGGGCGCAGAGAATGGAGTGGCCCAGACCCAGTGGCTGTGCCTGACGCACGTTCATGATCGTTACGCCCGGCGGACAGATAGACTGCACTTCGCTCAGCAGCTGACGCTTCACGCGCGCTTCCAGCAGAGCTTCCAGCTCATAGGTGGTGTCGAAGTGGTTTTCGACCGCATTTTTTGAGGCATGCGTGACCAGCACAATTTCTTTAATACCCGCGGCAACACATTCGTCAACGATGTACTGGATCATCGGTTTGTCGACGACGGGCAGCATCTCTTTCGGAATGGCTTTAGTCGCAGGGAGCATATGCATACCGAGGCCCGCAACCGGGATTACTGCTTTAAGCTTGGTCATATTTATTCCGTTTAATAAAATGAAGATGTGGGTCGATTATGCAGGATCGGCCGGAAGTGCAAGTATAATCTTTATCTGAAAAGCGGACAGTAACTCTCTGTGATAACTTAGAAATTCGGCATTTTGCCCATTGCCAGTGGCAGCATAAACTGAACAAAGACAATCAGTAATCGAAGATAGTCACTGCTCTTTTTGCAAATGCGCACGACGTCGCTGAGGCCAGCCATAAATGAAAACGGGCGACCCGGAGGTCGCCCGCAAATATATTCATCTGGTGATTACAGCCAGCCCTCAAACCACTCTGGCATCACAAACAGATTAAAGTGATTAACCAGCAGCATTACGCCGACAAACACCACCGACACCGCGACCCACTGGCGGGCATAGGGTATAAACCGAATGCCAATTACCGGCCTGATAAAGAACGGATGCGCCAGGGCGGAAATCAGGATCTGCGAGATAGAGAGCGTCAGCGCAACATAGAGCACGTTTGGCCAGATAAAGGTGGTTGCCAGAACGGCCAGCACCACGATACTCGCCACAATGTTCCAGTAGAACTCAACGTTGGTGCGTCCGTTAGCCTGCGAAATCGCCCCGGTAAGGCCGCCCATCGGCCGCAGCATCCCGAACAGCAGCATCAGCGGAATCAGGTGATAAACCTGCTCATGTGACGGGCCGTAGAGCAGACGGACGATAACCGGTGAGAGGATGCCAATCGCCAGGTACATGGCGCTGCTGAACAGCATGATACCCAGCGTCCCCTTCAGGAACAGCTTCTTCAGCTGCTCGGGGTCGTGCTGCTTTTCCGCAAAGCGCGGCAGCGCCAGACGGTTGATCACCGGCGTCACCAGCTTCAGCGGTTGCAGCACCAGCTCTTTCGCCAGCGAGTAGACGCCCAGCATCTCGGCCCCCATCACCTTACCAACCACCAGTGCATCCGCCTGGGTGCGCAGCTGGTTGATGGTCTGTGAGCCGAGCTGGTAGCTGCCGTAACGAATCGCACCGAAGAAGGTCGCCTTGTCGAACTCCCAGGTCGGACGCCACGACTTCTCACCCAGCGCAATCATGCAGAGGATACGGGTAAAGGCGTTGATAAACAGACCAAGAATCGCCGCGGCTACCGTCAGCGAGGTGAACTCCAGCATCGCTACCACACAGAGGAAGGCCAACAGCTTGGTGCCCATCTCGATCTTCGCCAGCGATACCATCCGCTTGGTTTTGATGTAATGCGCCTGATACTGCGACAGATGCCCCAGCACAAGGAAGTTCAGGCTGGTCAGCATGATCAACCCTGTCAGCTCCGGCAGATGATAGAACCAGGAGACCGGGAAGGCGATCAGCAGCATGATCAGGCCGGTACACAAGCTGAGCGAGACGTTCACCCAGTAGATGGTACTCTGCTCGCGACGGGTAATGTTCTGGCGATGCACCAGATAACTGCTCATCCCCATATCCTGCAGCACCCCCGCCACCGCCAGGATGGCGTTGATGATGGCCAGCAGCCCCAGCTCGTGGGTCTCCAGTTTGCGGGCGAGAAAGCTCAGCTGCGCAACCTGCAGCACCGCCGAGAAGCAGGTGCTGCCAAACAGCCAAATCGCCTGTGACTTAAATCCACTCACACCAGTCGCTCCAGAATCTGCGCCAGTTCGCCATAGGCGATATGCTGATTAAATTCAGTCTCAACTTTATGGCGCGCCGCCGCAACCACCGGCGCCACATCCACTTCACCCTGAGAGAGCCTGAGCAGCGTCTCCGCCAGCGCCTCGGGATCGTCCTCATCCACCAGCCAGCCGGAGACGTTGTTCTCGATCAGCTCGGGGATACCGCTGTGGAAGGTTGAAACGACCGGCAGACCGACCGCCATCGCCTCCATCAGCGCGACCGGAATACCCTCCATATCGCCATCTGCGGCGGTTTTGGAGGGCAGCAGGAAGATGTCCGCCTCGCTCAGCGCACGACGGATCTCCTCCTGTGGCTTAAAGCCCGGCATGCTGACGCAATCTTCCATTCCCTCACGGGCGATGAAATCACGCATCATCTCATCCTGGTCGCCGTTGCCGATAATCGTGTACTGAAACTGACCGCCACGCTGCTTCAGGATGGCACTGGCTTTAACGGCCACATCCAGCCCCTTTTTCTCGGTCAGACGCGCCACCGAAACGATGCGCAGCGGTTTCTGAAACGCCTGGCGGGGCTGGAAATTAAACTTCTCCGGCTCGATGCCCATGCGCGTGACATGGATTTTTTCCGGCGGGCAGCCCATCTCAATCAGCTTGTTCTTCCACAGGTGGCTGATTGGCAGCATCAGTTCGCTCTGACGGAACAGATTGACGTAGTCTAGCTTGTGCTCTTCCAGGATAT is part of the Pantoea sp. Ep11b genome and harbors:
- the galE gene encoding UDP-glucose 4-epimerase GalE, whose protein sequence is MAILVTGGAGYIGSHTVLALLQRGDDVVVLDNLCNASREAINRVEKLAGKKATFVEGDIRDRACLRDLFAANSISAVIHFAALKAVGESTRMPLEYYENNVAGTVVLLEEMRNAGVWNFIFSSSATVYGADAPVPYVETTPIGGTTSPYGTSKLMTEFVMRDFAKAEPKFKAIALRYFNPVGAHESGEIGEDPTGIPNNLLPYIAQVAIGRLEKLGVFGGDYDTPDGTCLRDYIHVVDLAEGHLKALDHLSQVDGYTAFNLGGGKGFSVLEMIRAFEKASGKAIPFEIKPRRDGDLPAFWADASLANTKLDWRVTRGIDEMMRDTWNWQSKNPDGFK
- the galF gene encoding UTP--glucose-1-phosphate uridylyltransferase GalF; this encodes MTKLKAVIPVAGLGMHMLPATKAIPKEMLPVVDKPMIQYIVDECVAAGIKEIVLVTHASKNAVENHFDTTYELEALLEARVKRQLLSEVQSICPPGVTIMNVRQAQPLGLGHSILCARPMIGDNPFVVVLPDVLLDDSTADHMRYNLAAMVARFEETGHSQVLAQHMPATDLSEYSVITTEEPIDHPGDISKIKTFVEKPEHPAELNSDLAAVGRYVLSADIWAELERTEPGAWGRIQLTDAIASLSKHKTVDVSLLTGHSFDCGRKLGYMQAFVSYGLRNNAQGRDFREAIQTILAKQK
- a CDS encoding lipopolysaccharide biosynthesis protein: MSGFKSQAIWLFGSTCFSAVLQVAQLSFLARKLETHELGLLAIINAILAVAGVLQDMGMSSYLVHRQNITRREQSTIYWVNVSLSLCTGLIMLLIAFPVSWFYHLPELTGLIMLTSLNFLVLGHLSQYQAHYIKTKRMVSLAKIEMGTKLLAFLCVVAMLEFTSLTVAAAILGLFINAFTRILCMIALGEKSWRPTWEFDKATFFGAIRYGSYQLGSQTINQLRTQADALVVGKVMGAEMLGVYSLAKELVLQPLKLVTPVINRLALPRFAEKQHDPEQLKKLFLKGTLGIMLFSSAMYLAIGILSPVIVRLLYGPSHEQVYHLIPLMLLFGMLRPMGGLTGAISQANGRTNVEFYWNIVASIVVLAVLATTFIWPNVLYVALTLSISQILISALAHPFFIRPVIGIRFIPYARQWVAVSVVFVGVMLLVNHFNLFVMPEWFEGWL
- a CDS encoding glycosyltransferase, with translation MKLTFFTMRFPVASETFVLNQVTHFIDAGYEVEIISVFPGDLVNRHAAFDEYGLAAKTHYLLPEEKISIVDKLNQRIRLVLPKVTKPSLLRSLNMRRYGAQSSKLLLPSIVANAKQVFTADVFLVHFGYAGALANKLRELGVLQGKQATVFHGADISRRHILEEHKLDYVNLFRQSELMLPISHLWKNKLIEMGCPPEKIHVTRMGIEPEKFNFQPRQAFQKPLRIVSVARLTEKKGLDVAVKASAILKQRGGQFQYTIIGNGDQDEMMRDFIAREGMEDCVSMPGFKPQEEIRRALSEADIFLLPSKTAADGDMEGIPVALMEAMAVGLPVVSTFHSGIPELIENNVSGWLVDEDDPEALAETLLRLSQGEVDVAPVVAAARHKVETEFNQHIAYGELAQILERLV